cagcCATGACCTACAAAAATCATATCTAGTATTTTAATCATACTGTTAATTAATCCGTAACATCATGATTGTGGTTTTAAGATtcatcataaaaacaatttgaaagaaaaataccaTACGCTATGACGTTTTTGTGTAATGTTATCACTTCATCGATCTACAGTCAGGTGCAAACAGTTATGTCAATCAGTTTGTCAATTGTGAGCTTTGTCTCAAATTCAATGGAATTTTTACGGAAGTGAAGTAATAAATTGTGATATTGTTAAATTCCaattttttatcagtttatatgaaATGTGTCGTTTTAAAGTCAATACTTTTATAGCATCAGTCATGCAATGGTTAAACTATCGTTAACTTAATTTGTCATCTGAAATTTAGTTGTggaatatttatattacaatgtaacaGCTCCGAGCTCCATTTTTTTATAGATCGccttaattaaacaataacaaatttggagTTCGCACTTACTTGACCTACTTACACCGTCCCTTTCGACTCAGTCGCTGTGTTGTTACGTGATATTTTGGCGCAAAACTTCAACCTTTTTTGACCCGTGTCAGTAATAGTGAATAGTCACAAAATTTCGAGGacacttgatttttttttaatttattttactccccgttttgtgctgttgttccgtgtttcttgtctgtgagttttgtttttgtgttctttggcgttgaccctgtgccattaaacggggtttatgttgaaacttttggctactgagcttgcttctgtagcttttcatacaaatattataaTGGTTTCAATTGGAATCGATTTACATCATTTAGAACAAAATAAGAGAAATAATACCTATATCTAAAAAACGCTCGAGTTCTTTATTGTCAAAGCAACAAATTGTTGGTGTATTAAtgttacttgtttgtttttatttgtaatcacatgatagttttttttaaccatCTCGGACAAAAAAAACCTCCTACAACTCACCAGGCGGAGTCAGGCTCCCATTTGCCCTGAGTTGACAGCACCCTCAGCTGTCAATTAAAGACACCAAGCGCATACACAAACGGCACAGATTTCTTTAGAAATCAGACGTAAAGTTTTGTGTTCcgcaaaaataaaatactgtcTCTAGAAGTGAAATTGAGCTACAGCAACTATCATCGACTGTTATTGACCCACCAAAAAGGGCGAAAAAGAATACTCTTCATCGGCCCTCAAATAAGTACGAACACGATGATGGTTTTGGGCGAACGCTTTTCGTCTAACTCACCCCTgggtatataaacatatttcatctgcctacaacaaaacatttttttttctttcaacgtCTAAAGTTATTCGGTTAAATACGCAGTTATCAATGAATTCATATTTCTGGGTAAGAAATAAAGATTGCTTTTAAAGTTACTATTAAATAACACAGTTAGTAACGTTTTCAAAGTCATTATGGAACACGCAAAAAAACTATTCGCTTAAAGCTCCATTGACCTTAGTGTTATATCTTTATAACTGTTGAACATAAACCTGTTTCAAatgatgtcaaaataatattgcattACCAGCATCCAGAGTTCACATATTTGTGTACCGGATACCTTTATTGGTATTAAATTCAAGACGGCCGCCCAAATCGCCAATACCTTCTGCACTTGACTGtagatgataaaaataattattattggaTTTCCGAGTGTCATAGGGTTTAATGAGGGGCTTTACTTCCTTATTTTCATGAATCTCTTCTCTGCACTTCAACGGTTAAATGGTTATACTCTGTTTAACCAGTTCCCACAAGCAAATTATATTCACAgtttcacaaaacattttaatttaaggtGCAGTGCATTTCCTTTATGAGCCGTTCTTGCTTCGTTAGGCAAGATCAAGATATTTTTACACTATTGTCATTCACTATACTCAGGTTAACATATTCAAagcttttaaagtattttactatttcctgatcataaatacttcgacaatatttgaaacaaacttGATATATCTCTTAAGTCATCTGGACATCGAAAATCATGATTTTACTTCTTTTGTGTTATTCGTGCCTTCTTGTTATCTCAGGAACACAGGATGTCACGTGTGGAGCTGATTGCAGTTGTCATGGTTATACGATGGCATGTTTAGGTGAAAACCTTCCAACATATTTACCGTGGAATATCACAGAGATATTCCTTCAGGATGTGGACTTTAAAGAAGTTGCAAAGCACTTTCAATCTCAACCACAAGAATGGTCAGCAATAACACGCCTCACCTTACAATCGACCTTCAGCAAGGAAATTGTATCGGGAATGTTTACCGTCTTTAAGGTTCTGAAATATCTAAAGGTCGAAGGAGACGTATTTAGCAACATCAGTATTTCTGCTTTCGTTGGCCTCGATACTGTCGAAACATTGGATCTCTCTGCTAATGGGAATTTATTGTATGATTCAGTTGCCAAGGCTCTTTGTTTTGTGAACAACGGAATCCATGTGCTATCAAATTTAAAgatgttaaatatatcatgGATAGGAAGGAAATATTTCGAGCCGGTGAACATGgattttaacttctttgttaGTTTGTCAAGCGGAAGAAGACTGAAGCAACTCGACATATCTCATATTAACCTCGCTGTTTTAGACATAAGGAACTTTTACCCTTTGTGTGACAATGGTCTAGAAACCCTTGTTTTAGAATTCGCTGTGTTTTCCTCCGTTGGCTATTACTACATTCCAGGTGAGTTGTGCCCGCGTTTAAAATCGGTCAGTTTCGAAGGATCATTGTTTGCAAGTGGAGTTCTGAACTATATTTCGTTACTATCCCATTTTCATTGCAGATCTCTCGTATTCTATAACACTGTAGCAGAGCTAAATTTGAAGAGTGTCTCTGACACTGAAATGACCATTTGTCATCCAGACCGACAGGTTATTCTGGATTTCTCGGAGTGTCCTTTACAATTTCAAAAGATTTTTGACGCTGCCAACAAGTTGAAGTTTTTAAATACAACGGTTATTCTCCATCCAACAACTGCTTCGACTCTACAATATCTAGACTTTTCCTTATGGAGTACAAATCCCCAGAGACTTTGGCGCCATCAGTGAATTTACGTTTACTTGATATTTCGAAAAATAAACTACAACAAATGAATCAAATGTACCCACAAGAATTTAAGCGGTTATTGCTACCACTTACACAGTTAAAAGAGCTAAAAATGTCTAGCAACAGATTGGAAGACTTACCGACAACTTTTCTGTCTGGCAATTCGCATTTGGTGCGTATAGATTTGTCAAACAACATGTTAAAAGAAATCACTTTCGGCATAAATCATTTGGAAATGTTGCAAGTAATAGACTTATCTGGAAACAACTCTTTCAAATCATAGATTCAAATACACTACAATTGTTCCAGAGATTAAGTTCAGTTTTTGTGGATCTTCGCGATTATCAATTAAATTGCGGATGTGAATCAACTGAACAGGAATTGATCGAATGGATGAAAGATAATGCGAGGAAGGGGGGTGTAGCTAGTTTCTACTGTGACTATAATGGTAAAGAGCTTAATATAGCTCTTGAATCTTCAGTAAACGTTATACAAAGAGACTGCATGATGAAGGTTGTTCACACAGTTCTTGCTGTGATCATTCCAAGTTGTATAGCTATATCGTCTGTGTTAGTGATAACAATTATTGTGTTTCGAAGGCGTCGTTTGAAACGCAGGGTCTTATTGGATGTTATAGAAAAGATCAGGAAGGGTGAATTCACCAACGATTTCTTGACATTCCTTTGCTTTGCCAGCGACGACACAGAATTAGTTGAAAGAGACGTGTATCCACATTTAAATTCCACCTTTAAGGATATCATTGGCGTTGACAAGGAGTCTGTTTGCAAAGGAGACTTAAATTTCCGGCCAGGATTTCGGATTTTGGACGAGACTGAGAAATGCCTAGAGAAATGTTCTGTGTTAGTAGCAGCTGTTTCCAAAACCTTCTGTCAACGACATTGGTGTGAGAACGAATTGCTTCAAGCCGTCAACAGCGGCAAACCGATTGTACCGCTCATGCTAGAGAAGGTTGACAAGAAGTTAATGCCGCATGTTATCAATCAGTTCTTTGGAACATTGGTTCATGCGTCCCTGATAAATGATGGAAAAGAAACCAAGCTGGTTCCTGACTGGCGCGTCCTGTGTAACGCAATCATTGAGCTGGCCGGATTAACATCTACTAAAACAACAGAGGGCCAGGATAATTGGAATGAAATGCCAGAAAACAATACTATTCACGATTTAGAAGATGTCCAGATAGAGATGCATTAATGAACATGTTGTTAACGGTGAAATATCCCTTAACGATAGGCTTAAGTGGCATTAGCAGTCTAATATATATGGGTCTTATATTAAAAACTTACGCCTT
The sequence above is drawn from the Mya arenaria isolate MELC-2E11 chromosome 14, ASM2691426v1 genome and encodes:
- the LOC128218450 gene encoding toll-like receptor 6 translates to MKDNARKGGVASFYCDYNGKELNIALESSVNVIQRDCMMKVVHTVLAVIIPSCIAISSVLVITIIVFRRRRLKRRVLLDVIEKIRKGEFTNDFLTFLCFASDDTELVERDVYPHLNSTFKDIIGVDKESVCKGDLNFRPGFRILDETEKCLEKCSVLVAAVSKTFCQRHWCENELLQAVNSGKPIVPLMLEKVDKKLMPHVINQFFGTLVHASLINDGKETKLVPDWRVLCNAIIELAGLTSTKTTEGQDNWNEMPENNTIHDLEDVQIEMH
- the LOC128218451 gene encoding uncharacterized protein LOC128218451 — its product is MILLLLCYSCLLVISGTQDVTCGADCSCHGYTMACLGENLPTYLPWNITEIFLQDVDFKEVAKHFQSQPQEWSAITRLTLQSTFSKEIVSGMFTVFKVLKYLKVEGDVFSNISISAFVGLDTVETLDLSANGNLLYDSVAKALCFVNNGIHVLSNLKMLNISWIGRKYFEPVNMDFNFFVSLSSGRRLKQLDISHINLAVLDIRNFYPLCDNGLETLVLEFAVFSSVGYYYIPDLSYSITL